The following are encoded in a window of Epilithonimonas zeae genomic DNA:
- the truA gene encoding tRNA pseudouridine(38-40) synthase TruA, whose product MRYFIEFSYNGSAYFGYQIQPKQISVQEELEKALSTILREPIKTTGAGRTDTGVHAKKMFAHFETEQNLDENLVHKLNSFLSENIAIKQIFEVADDMHARFSATYRTYEYYISLEKDPFSKDASWQYWRQKPLNLDLMNEACKILFEYDDFTSFAKLHTDNKTNICKIYKAEWEQNGTQLKFTISADRFLRNMVRAIVGTMVEVGTGKIVPGDLRKIIEDKFRNSAGVSAPAQGLFLVDVGYDF is encoded by the coding sequence ATGAGGTATTTTATAGAGTTTTCTTACAACGGTTCGGCATATTTTGGTTATCAGATTCAGCCTAAACAGATTTCTGTTCAGGAAGAATTGGAAAAAGCTTTGTCCACGATTCTTCGTGAACCCATCAAAACAACCGGAGCAGGAAGAACAGACACGGGCGTTCACGCTAAGAAAATGTTTGCGCATTTTGAAACTGAACAAAACCTTGATGAAAACTTAGTTCATAAACTCAATTCTTTTTTGTCAGAAAATATCGCTATTAAACAAATTTTTGAGGTTGCTGATGATATGCACGCGAGATTCAGTGCAACTTATAGAACTTATGAATATTATATTTCGCTGGAAAAAGACCCTTTTTCCAAAGATGCTTCCTGGCAATATTGGCGTCAAAAACCGTTGAATCTCGACCTGATGAATGAAGCCTGCAAAATCCTTTTCGAATATGATGATTTTACAAGTTTTGCCAAACTCCACACCGATAACAAAACCAATATCTGTAAAATCTATAAAGCCGAATGGGAGCAAAATGGAACCCAATTGAAATTCACAATTTCTGCAGACCGATTCCTGAGAAATATGGTAAGAGCGATTGTCGGAACAATGGTTGAAGTCGGAACTGGAAAAATTGTTCCAGGCGATTTGAGAAAAATAATCGAGGACAAATTCCGGAATTCTGCTGGAGTTTCCGCGCCTGCACAAGGACTTTTTCTGGTAGATGTTGGCTATGATTTTTAG
- a CDS encoding Crp/Fnr family transcriptional regulator has product MTEIDKLAFALNQFAGLSEDDFKLSSDFWFVKDYKKGEFYNLRGTVCTYFGFIVDGVFRSYTIDEKAGEEKNVFLYSANGFVVSFKSFINQIPCDYFTQAMTDASIIYIRYTDLLSLYQKSHQWEKFGRLLAQEAFNVTMTRIEGFLLKSPEERYLDLIKQHPDIFNNVPLYHISSYLGIQGPSLSRIRKRLSGK; this is encoded by the coding sequence ATGACCGAAATAGACAAACTCGCATTTGCATTGAATCAATTTGCCGGACTTTCCGAAGATGATTTCAAATTATCTTCCGATTTTTGGTTTGTGAAGGATTACAAAAAAGGTGAATTCTATAATCTTCGAGGAACGGTTTGTACTTATTTCGGATTTATTGTTGACGGCGTTTTCCGTTCTTATACGATTGACGAAAAAGCGGGCGAAGAAAAGAACGTTTTTCTCTATTCTGCGAACGGATTTGTGGTTTCTTTCAAGAGTTTTATCAATCAGATTCCCTGTGATTATTTTACGCAGGCGATGACAGACGCTTCGATTATTTATATTCGTTATACGGATTTGCTTTCGTTGTATCAAAAGTCGCATCAATGGGAAAAATTTGGACGATTGTTAGCTCAGGAAGCTTTCAATGTGACAATGACAAGAATCGAAGGTTTTCTTTTGAAATCTCCCGAAGAACGTTATCTCGACCTCATTAAGCAACATCCGGATATTTTTAACAATGTTCCGCTTTATCATATTTCGTCTTATTTGGGAATTCAAGGACCGTCTCTTAGCCGGATTAGGAAAAGGCTTTCGGGGAAATAA
- a CDS encoding alpha/beta hydrolase: protein MQTKTIVLIHGLFVNNTSWKEWKTYFENQGYTVHTPSNPGHAGNPVELKRNIPSELRTVSFEQTLNNLVRFIDTLPEKPIVVGHSFGGLLVQKLIELNKAVAGVSIDGAPPKNVMAPLSTIKIVWPVFNFFKGNNPYLGTKDWYHRAFFNNYSREESDKLYETVAAPESRRLARDPLLKSIGNVDFKKAHNPLLFIGGANDAIFPADFTAKIANSYKDKNSILDLKIFEGRSHFICGEKGWEEVAEYVLNWIKKQ, encoded by the coding sequence ATGCAAACAAAAACTATCGTATTGATTCACGGATTATTCGTCAACAATACAAGCTGGAAAGAATGGAAAACTTATTTCGAAAACCAAGGTTACACCGTTCACACACCTTCCAATCCTGGACACGCAGGAAATCCTGTCGAATTGAAAAGAAACATTCCTTCTGAACTAAGAACTGTAAGCTTCGAACAAACTTTGAATAACCTTGTAAGATTCATTGACACGCTTCCAGAAAAACCGATCGTTGTAGGACATTCTTTCGGTGGATTATTGGTTCAAAAACTAATTGAATTAAACAAAGCTGTTGCCGGAGTGAGCATAGACGGCGCTCCTCCAAAAAATGTAATGGCGCCTTTGTCAACGATAAAAATTGTTTGGCCGGTTTTCAATTTCTTTAAAGGAAACAACCCATATCTTGGAACAAAAGATTGGTATCATCGTGCGTTTTTCAATAACTATTCCCGAGAAGAAAGCGATAAATTGTACGAAACAGTCGCTGCTCCGGAAAGCAGAAGATTAGCGAGAGACCCGCTTTTGAAATCGATTGGTAATGTTGATTTTAAGAAAGCCCACAATCCGCTATTGTTCATCGGAGGTGCTAATGACGCTATTTTTCCGGCTGACTTTACTGCAAAAATTGCCAATTCTTACAAAGACAAAAACAGTATTCTAGATTTGAAAATCTTTGAAGGGAGAAGTCATTTTATCTGTGGTGAAAAAGGCTGGGAAGAAGTTGCCGAATATGTTTTGAATTGGATTAAGAAACAATAA
- a CDS encoding ABC transporter ATP-binding protein yields MKQQNTWDIVKRLFLIGMKFRSWFIFTLIISIFLAIVSTYRPILTKNVVDIDIVQLKDKAKLMKHIYLLIGLVIAETILNFFLVYFSNFISQNVIRDIRERLYHKLIYFRTAFFDKTPIGSLVTRAVGDVETIATVYTDGFLMVFGDILRIVMVLFAMFQVDTHLSMISLAILPLMVIITRAFQKRLKVAFGSERSWTSTQNSFVQERLAGMSLIQVFNREEAEFSKFDKINIELKKALLRTVFIFSLFFPVVELISSLFIGFILFYGGFIKSTPGVIIAFIQFINMLIRPLRQIADRFNNIQRGIVGAERVLGVMDEDQAMPNNGTIAKDHFDGKIEFENVHFAYDDKQEVLKGIDFKVNPGETVAIVGATGAGKSTIISLITRLYDINSGKIMLDDVDIRDYELYNLRSHIGVVLQDVFLFHGSIFENLTLGDEDITLENIKKAAREIEVDEFIERLPNGYDYVVSERGSSISLGQRQLLSFLRAYLSDPKILILDEATSSIDHESEKLIQRATEKITKNRTSIIIAHRLSTIEKADKIIVMDHGLIVEEGTHQELLAKNGYYSVLYKAQVVSEDGEKTI; encoded by the coding sequence ATGAAGCAACAAAATACTTGGGACATTGTCAAGCGATTATTTTTAATCGGAATGAAATTTAGGTCGTGGTTTATTTTCACACTGATCATTTCAATTTTTCTCGCCATTGTTTCCACTTACAGACCGATTCTTACCAAAAATGTAGTCGATATAGACATTGTTCAGCTGAAAGATAAAGCAAAGCTGATGAAGCACATCTATCTGCTGATTGGATTGGTAATTGCGGAGACGATTCTTAACTTTTTCTTGGTTTATTTCTCGAATTTCATTTCACAGAATGTGATTAGAGACATCAGAGAAAGACTTTATCACAAACTCATCTATTTCCGAACTGCATTTTTTGACAAAACCCCAATTGGGAGTTTGGTAACGAGAGCTGTTGGTGACGTAGAAACAATTGCGACAGTTTATACAGATGGATTTTTGATGGTTTTCGGGGATATCCTGAGAATTGTGATGGTTCTATTTGCGATGTTTCAGGTGGATACACATCTGAGTATGATTTCGTTAGCGATTCTTCCGCTGATGGTCATCATTACAAGAGCTTTCCAAAAAAGACTGAAGGTTGCATTTGGTTCGGAAAGAAGCTGGACATCAACACAAAACAGTTTTGTTCAGGAGCGTTTGGCGGGAATGTCATTGATTCAGGTTTTTAATAGAGAAGAAGCAGAATTTTCAAAATTCGATAAAATCAATATCGAGCTGAAAAAAGCATTGCTAAGAACAGTTTTTATCTTCTCATTGTTCTTTCCGGTTGTTGAATTGATTTCGTCACTTTTTATTGGATTTATTCTATTTTATGGAGGTTTCATTAAATCTACGCCGGGCGTTATTATTGCTTTTATTCAGTTCATCAATATGCTGATTCGTCCGCTGAGACAGATTGCGGATAGATTCAATAATATTCAGAGAGGAATTGTTGGTGCGGAAAGAGTTCTTGGTGTAATGGACGAAGACCAAGCGATGCCGAATAACGGAACAATTGCCAAAGACCATTTTGACGGAAAAATTGAGTTTGAGAATGTTCATTTTGCTTACGATGATAAACAGGAAGTTTTGAAAGGCATTGATTTCAAAGTGAATCCTGGTGAAACTGTTGCCATTGTTGGTGCAACCGGAGCAGGAAAATCAACGATTATCAGCCTAATTACAAGATTATATGATATCAATTCCGGAAAAATAATGTTAGATGATGTGGATATCAGAGATTATGAGCTGTATAATTTGAGAAGTCATATTGGTGTTGTTCTTCAGGACGTTTTCCTTTTCCACGGCAGTATTTTTGAAAACCTGACTTTGGGCGATGAAGATATCACACTCGAAAATATCAAAAAAGCGGCGAGAGAAATTGAGGTTGATGAGTTTATAGAAAGATTACCAAACGGTTATGATTATGTGGTGAGCGAAAGAGGTTCTTCTATTTCTCTTGGACAAAGACAATTATTATCATTTTTGAGAGCTTATCTTTCTGACCCGAAAATCCTGATTCTTGACGAAGCGACTTCATCTATCGACCACGAAAGTGAGAAATTAATACAAAGAGCGACTGAAAAAATCACGAAAAACAGGACTTCAATCATCATTGCACACAGACTTTCTACAATAGAAAAAGCAGACAAAATCATCGTAATGGACCACGGACTGATTGTGGAAGAAGGAACGCATCAGGAACTTCTGGCTAAGAATGGCTATTATTCTGTTCTTTATAAGGCTCAGGTTGTGAGTGAGGATGGAGAGAAGACGATTTAA
- a CDS encoding CPCC family cysteine-rich protein: MSLQQNSNDNLISAKGLFFCKCCGYNTLSEFPNGTFEICEICFWEDDIIQSHNPNYEGGPNRVSLNQAKENFEKFGACEESMIKNVRQPNIDDVRIL, from the coding sequence ATGAGTTTACAACAGAATTCGAATGATAACTTAATTTCGGCAAAAGGATTATTTTTTTGTAAATGTTGCGGATATAATACTTTGTCTGAATTTCCGAATGGAACTTTTGAAATCTGTGAAATTTGTTTTTGGGAAGACGATATTATTCAATCTCATAATCCGAATTATGAAGGAGGCCCAAATCGAGTTTCATTGAATCAAGCAAAAGAAAATTTTGAGAAATTTGGTGCTTGTGAAGAAAGTATGATTAAGAATGTTAGGCAACCAAATATTGATGATGTAAGAATTTTATGA
- a CDS encoding flavin reductase family protein, protein MKTIIPSDISAVQLQQVMQTAIAPRPIALASTINEKGEINLSPFSFFNMFSTVPPIVIISPSRRVRDNTTKHTLENLKEVPELVIGNVNFDMVQQVSLASTEYEDGINEFLKSGLTMKPADLVKPPLIAESPVNFECKVLEIKSLGDLGGSGNLVIAEIVKIHINEKYLDKAGNLDQKQLDLVARLGSNFYSRNNENNIFEVPKPLVTKGIGYDQLPDEIKQSDVFTGNDLGMLANVEILLQGQFSSEKDVHLSAQKFLKNNEVEKAWEILKL, encoded by the coding sequence ATGAAAACCATCATTCCTTCCGATATTTCCGCTGTTCAGTTACAACAAGTTATGCAAACTGCAATTGCGCCACGTCCAATTGCTCTGGCAAGTACAATCAACGAAAAAGGAGAAATCAATCTTTCGCCTTTTAGTTTTTTCAATATGTTCAGCACAGTTCCGCCGATTGTGATTATTTCGCCTTCCAGAAGAGTTCGTGATAATACGACAAAGCATACGTTGGAAAATCTGAAAGAAGTTCCGGAATTGGTTATTGGAAATGTGAATTTCGATATGGTTCAACAGGTTTCTTTGGCTAGTACAGAATATGAAGATGGCATAAACGAATTCCTCAAATCAGGATTGACGATGAAGCCAGCAGATTTGGTAAAACCACCTTTGATCGCAGAATCACCAGTTAATTTCGAATGTAAAGTTTTAGAAATCAAATCACTTGGAGATCTTGGTGGTTCGGGAAATTTGGTGATTGCAGAAATTGTGAAAATTCATATCAATGAAAAATATCTGGATAAAGCCGGAAATCTTGACCAGAAACAATTGGATTTGGTAGCGAGGCTGGGAAGTAATTTCTATTCCAGAAATAACGAAAATAACATCTTCGAAGTTCCTAAACCTTTGGTCACGAAAGGAATCGGTTACGACCAACTTCCTGACGAAATCAAACAAAGTGATGTTTTTACAGGCAATGACCTTGGGATGTTGGCAAATGTAGAAATTTTACTGCAAGGTCAATTTTCTTCAGAAAAAGATGTACATTTATCTGCACAAAAGTTTTTAAAAAATAATGAAGTCGAAAAGGCGTGGGAAATTTTAAAACTTTAA
- the fahA gene encoding fumarylacetoacetase, translating to MKSFINYPSDSDFSIHNIPFGVCVFNKEFIACATRIGDIIIDLATLFDLGYFEDIKDFEENVFEGYTINEFIELGKPVTNKVRERIQQLLLEDSLLSKDERALEECFYNLDEIQMMMPLHIPNYTDFYSSIQHATNVGMMFRDPANALLPNWKHLPVGYHGRASSIVLSGIDITRPCGQIKPADSDKPIFSASKQLDFELEMAFVVNKNTDLGERISISEAEDAIFGMMIFNDWSARDIQSWEYVPLGPFLGKNFGSSISPWIVTLEALQPFKTESPKQEPEVLDYLKFEGDKNYDINLEVYLKPENSEENLISQSNYKFMYWNMFQQLAHHTVNGCNVEVGDVYASGTISGENEKSYGSMLELTWRGTKPLQLKNGIERKFIEDGDTVIMKAWSEKDGIRVGFGEVSGKILPAI from the coding sequence ATGAAATCCTTCATCAATTATCCTTCAGATTCTGATTTTTCAATTCATAATATTCCGTTTGGAGTTTGTGTTTTCAACAAAGAATTTATTGCCTGTGCCACAAGAATTGGCGATATCATCATTGATCTGGCAACTTTATTCGACCTTGGCTATTTTGAAGATATCAAAGATTTCGAAGAAAATGTTTTCGAAGGTTACACGATCAACGAATTTATAGAATTAGGAAAACCAGTTACGAATAAAGTTCGCGAAAGAATTCAGCAATTGCTGTTAGAAGATTCTTTGCTGTCGAAAGACGAAAGAGCTTTGGAAGAATGTTTTTATAACTTGGATGAGATTCAGATGATGATGCCTTTGCACATCCCGAATTATACAGATTTTTACAGTAGCATCCAGCACGCAACCAATGTAGGAATGATGTTTCGTGACCCTGCGAATGCGTTGTTGCCCAACTGGAAACATTTGCCGGTTGGTTATCACGGTCGCGCTTCGTCCATTGTTTTATCAGGAATCGATATTACAAGACCTTGTGGACAGATTAAACCTGCTGATTCAGATAAACCAATTTTCAGTGCATCGAAACAACTCGATTTCGAATTAGAAATGGCTTTTGTTGTCAATAAAAATACAGATTTGGGAGAAAGGATTTCTATTTCGGAAGCAGAAGATGCAATTTTCGGAATGATGATTTTTAATGATTGGTCTGCGAGAGATATCCAAAGTTGGGAATATGTTCCGTTGGGACCATTTTTAGGAAAGAATTTTGGTTCGTCTATTTCACCCTGGATTGTGACTTTAGAAGCTTTACAACCATTCAAAACCGAATCTCCGAAACAAGAACCGGAAGTTTTAGATTATTTAAAATTCGAGGGTGATAAAAATTACGATATCAATCTTGAAGTTTATTTGAAGCCGGAAAATTCTGAGGAAAATCTTATTTCTCAGAGCAATTACAAGTTTATGTATTGGAATATGTTCCAGCAATTGGCGCATCACACGGTGAATGGCTGTAATGTTGAAGTTGGCGATGTTTATGCCAGTGGAACTATTTCCGGAGAAAATGAAAAATCTTACGGTTCTATGTTAGAATTGACTTGGAGAGGAACAAAGCCTTTGCAACTCAAAAACGGAATCGAAAGAAAATTCATAGAAGACGGCGATACTGTTATTATGAAAGCTTGGTCGGAAAAAGACGGAATTCGAGTTGGTTTTGGGGAAGTTTCTGGGAAAATATTGCCGGCAATTTAA
- the hppD gene encoding 4-hydroxyphenylpyruvate dioxygenase, whose protein sequence is MSTLTFAEKIAQAENFLPINGTDFIEFYVGNAKQAAHFYKTAFGFQSVAYAGPETGVRDRASYVLQQGKIRLVLTSGLRSDSPICEHQKKHGDGVKILALWVDDAYKAFEETTKRGGKPYLEPKTLTDEFGEVKMSGVYTYGETVHMFIERKNYTGAFMPGYEKWESDYNPSDVGLLYVDHCVGNVGWDRMIPTVEWYEKVMGFVNILSFDDKQINTEYSALMSKVMSNGNGFAKFPINEPAEGQKKSQVEEYLDFYEGEGVQHIAVATKDIVKTVTELKNRGVEFLSPPPEAYYEMIPERVGAIDEDIKKLQNLGILVDCDEEGYLLQIFTKPVEDRPTLFYEIIERHGAQSFGAGNFKALFEALEREQERRGNL, encoded by the coding sequence ATGTCAACACTCACTTTTGCCGAGAAAATCGCACAAGCCGAGAATTTTCTCCCAATCAACGGAACCGATTTTATAGAGTTTTATGTAGGAAATGCCAAGCAAGCCGCTCATTTTTACAAAACAGCGTTTGGATTTCAGTCTGTCGCTTATGCTGGCCCGGAAACTGGAGTCAGAGATAGAGCGTCTTATGTTCTTCAACAAGGAAAAATCAGATTGGTTTTAACGTCTGGTCTTAGGTCAGATTCTCCAATTTGTGAACATCAGAAAAAACACGGTGACGGGGTTAAGATTCTGGCACTTTGGGTAGATGATGCTTACAAAGCTTTTGAAGAAACGACTAAACGTGGCGGAAAACCTTACCTAGAACCAAAAACTTTGACGGATGAATTTGGAGAAGTGAAAATGTCGGGTGTTTATACTTACGGTGAAACCGTGCATATGTTCATAGAACGCAAAAATTATACAGGTGCTTTTATGCCGGGCTACGAAAAATGGGAAAGCGATTATAATCCTTCTGACGTTGGATTATTATATGTTGACCATTGTGTAGGAAATGTCGGTTGGGACAGAATGATTCCGACAGTTGAGTGGTACGAAAAAGTAATGGGATTTGTGAATATTCTTTCATTTGATGATAAACAAATCAATACCGAATATTCTGCGTTGATGTCAAAAGTAATGTCCAACGGAAATGGTTTTGCTAAATTCCCAATCAACGAACCAGCTGAAGGTCAGAAAAAATCTCAGGTAGAAGAATACCTGGATTTCTATGAAGGCGAAGGTGTTCAGCATATTGCAGTTGCTACCAAAGATATTGTAAAAACTGTTACAGAACTTAAAAATAGAGGTGTAGAATTTCTTTCTCCACCACCAGAAGCCTATTACGAGATGATTCCTGAAAGAGTAGGAGCTATTGATGAAGATATCAAAAAACTCCAAAATCTTGGTATTCTGGTGGATTGTGATGAGGAAGGTTACTTGCTTCAGATTTTCACAAAACCCGTCGAAGACAGACCAACTTTGTTCTACGAAATCATCGAGAGACACGGTGCTCAGAGTTTCGGAGCTGGAAATTTCAAGGCACTTTTCGAAGCTTTGGAAAGAGAGCAGGAGAGACGCGGAAATCTTTAA